A single window of Streptomyces sp. NBC_00464 DNA harbors:
- a CDS encoding YncE family protein: MTSPTRSLRRTGTCAAIAVVLAAGSTAALTGTATAQSRPAVSPVTTAPVATGLYQSSYSERNHVLWTTSSVGRPPVTNSALTKVDPLTLKVKATYTPPVTDAATGAVEAVYGVAVDDEHNTVWTTNTRNNSVAVYSQRTGEHLATLPNVAHAREIVVDERHDTVWASSYGDGTLVAFDSRTLKEKKRVTVEGSGPAGLALDEKSGTVYAADLTNDRIIQVTTRSTAPRLIPTGDGPISVSLSKDGRTAYTANQTGGDVSVVDLRKGLVTKSVATGQGPLSVATDTRSGNVLVVNRTDATVSVVDPRKGGVVETVTTGANPNHIEVAGGSAYVVDKSGAGADGKDQLHRIRLAR; the protein is encoded by the coding sequence ATGACCTCACCCACCCGCAGCCTGCGTCGCACCGGAACCTGTGCGGCCATCGCCGTCGTGCTCGCCGCAGGCAGCACCGCGGCACTGACGGGCACGGCGACCGCGCAGAGCCGGCCGGCCGTTTCGCCGGTCACCACCGCGCCGGTGGCCACCGGCCTCTACCAGTCCTCCTACTCGGAGCGGAACCACGTTCTGTGGACCACCTCTTCGGTGGGGCGGCCGCCGGTGACGAACTCCGCCCTGACAAAGGTGGACCCCCTGACGCTCAAGGTGAAGGCGACCTACACGCCGCCGGTCACGGACGCCGCCACCGGCGCGGTCGAGGCGGTCTACGGGGTGGCGGTCGACGACGAGCACAACACCGTCTGGACCACCAACACCCGCAACAACTCGGTCGCCGTCTACAGCCAGCGCACCGGCGAGCACCTCGCCACGCTCCCGAACGTGGCGCACGCCCGGGAGATCGTCGTCGACGAGCGCCACGACACCGTGTGGGCGAGCTCCTACGGGGACGGCACGCTCGTCGCCTTCGACAGCCGCACCCTCAAGGAGAAGAAGCGCGTCACGGTCGAGGGTTCGGGCCCGGCCGGCCTGGCCCTGGACGAGAAGTCCGGCACCGTCTACGCCGCCGACCTCACCAACGACCGGATCATCCAGGTCACCACCCGCTCCACGGCCCCGCGGCTCATCCCCACCGGTGACGGCCCGATCTCCGTCTCCCTGTCCAAGGACGGCCGGACCGCCTACACCGCCAACCAGACCGGCGGGGACGTCTCGGTCGTGGACCTTCGCAAGGGCCTCGTCACCAAGTCCGTCGCCACCGGCCAGGGCCCGTTGTCCGTCGCCACGGACACCCGCTCGGGCAACGTGCTCGTGGTCAACCGCACGGACGCCACCGTCTCGGTCGTCGACCCCCGCAAGGGCGGCGTCGTGGAGACCGTGACCACCGGCGCCAACCCCAACCACATCGAGGTCGCCGGCGGCTCCGCCTACGTCGTCGACAAGTCCGGCGCGGGCGCCGACGGCAAGGACCAGCTGCACCGCATCCGCCTCGCACGCTGA
- the fes gene encoding enterochelin esterase, with protein MITSVPPQGAPQRPPRTARPDPLTRLMEPVCALPGPDGAEEFWARVAGSGTPLVGPDPMGGDDHVAVTFLWRGAPGTRAVQVLPNKLGDPRDPEGNLMEHVPGTDVWHWTLRLRHDWRGTYDFYVDEGEGPGPEAADYWQRLRTLRRHDPLNRLSLPRRWGGDPVSCAELPAAPSARDWRPRPGVARGEVSAHEVPSERLGGSRRVWMYEPAGEHGATELPVLVLLDGEHWQPHLGLAHLLDNLIADGRIPPLVALLPESVDAATRWSDLACSPDFVAFLNDELLPWTAARLPVTDDPASTVVAGQSLGGLTAAYAALTAPGRFGNVLAQSGSFWWPDGPEAEWLTARIAESPRLPVRFWLSFGEQEWVALPAARRLRDTLASAGYEDASYREFNGGHDYLCWRTELADGLVDLLTPGTPAP; from the coding sequence ATGATCACGTCCGTGCCGCCCCAGGGCGCCCCTCAGCGACCGCCCAGGACAGCACGGCCGGACCCGCTGACCCGGCTCATGGAACCCGTCTGCGCCCTGCCGGGCCCGGACGGCGCCGAGGAGTTCTGGGCCCGGGTGGCCGGATCCGGAACGCCGCTCGTCGGGCCGGACCCCATGGGCGGCGACGACCACGTCGCCGTGACGTTCCTCTGGCGCGGTGCCCCCGGCACCCGCGCCGTACAGGTGCTGCCCAACAAGCTCGGTGACCCGCGGGACCCCGAGGGCAACCTGATGGAGCACGTGCCCGGTACGGATGTCTGGCACTGGACGCTGCGTCTGCGGCACGACTGGCGGGGCACGTACGACTTCTACGTCGACGAGGGCGAGGGGCCCGGTCCGGAAGCGGCCGACTACTGGCAACGGCTGCGCACCCTGCGCCGTCACGATCCACTGAACCGGCTTTCGCTTCCCCGTCGTTGGGGTGGCGACCCGGTCTCCTGCGCCGAGCTCCCGGCCGCCCCGAGCGCCCGGGACTGGCGGCCGCGACCGGGCGTCGCCCGGGGAGAGGTGTCCGCGCACGAGGTTCCGTCCGAGCGCCTCGGCGGCAGCCGGCGCGTATGGATGTACGAGCCCGCAGGCGAGCACGGAGCGACGGAACTGCCGGTGCTCGTCCTCCTGGACGGCGAACACTGGCAGCCGCACCTCGGGCTCGCCCATCTCCTGGACAACCTCATCGCCGACGGACGCATCCCCCCGCTCGTGGCCCTCCTGCCGGAGTCCGTCGATGCGGCCACCCGCTGGTCGGACCTGGCCTGCAGCCCCGACTTCGTCGCGTTCCTCAACGACGAACTGCTGCCCTGGACGGCCGCGCGGCTGCCGGTCACGGACGACCCCGCGAGCACCGTCGTCGCCGGCCAGAGCCTGGGCGGACTCACCGCCGCCTATGCGGCGCTCACCGCGCCCGGCCGTTTCGGCAACGTCCTTGCGCAGTCCGGATCGTTCTGGTGGCCGGACGGTCCGGAAGCCGAGTGGCTCACCGCGCGGATCGCTGAATCCCCGCGCCTGCCGGTCCGGTTCTGGCTCTCCTTCGGCGAGCAGGAGTGGGTGGCCCTTCCCGCTGCACGCCGGCTGCGCGACACGCTCGCGTCCGCCGGCTACGAGGACGCCTCCTACCGGGAGTTCAACGGCGGCCACGACTACCTCTGCTGGCGTACGGAACTCGCGGACGGTCTGGTGGACCTGCTGACCCCGGGCACCCCGGCCCCCTGA